CTCATAACTCAATGGGTGTTTTGTTTATATCATTCATTTTTTATAAAAACTGGGAATGGAAGTTATTCAAAGATTGCTTGATaaaatcaagctgagtctctagaccaatCTTAACCCAAAATATCAAGATATGTATACCTATTATCTTTAGAATATTTGATCAAACCGGACCTCATTCTCCCATTTATACAAATTTATAGTGTCTTATTATTGTTAAATCTTTCAAATCTACCTgtgatgtaatttttttttaattataaaagaTTAATAAACTTTGATCAAAATTTAGTCAATTTGACTTGGTTAAAGTCAAATGTGACAACTAAAAAGGAACGGAAGGAGTATTATTTTTCATGAATACAATTGAAAATGAGATTTGTGCACATCCAAGGTATAAAAACATAGTAAATGTTTGGCAAACAAGATTATGAAATGTAATAAATATGCTCCTTTCCTCCCAATGCCATAAAAAACTATTTCAAAGAGGCATTCAGGTGAAAATGACAGCTTCACACGATTCTAATGTTACTGAGTTCTAACAATTTGATGAGTATCGTCATAGAGATATTTCAGTATCCCTCGTCATAGAGATATTTGAGCATCCCTCCTCAAGCGAGACCATTCCCATGCGAGACCCCATTTACAGCTTTCTGCAATGTATCAACAACATAATATACGGTCCTACCGTTACACTTTAGGATCTTATCAAAATAATAATAGTATACAAACTATGTAAAGGATATCTTCTGACGATGGAGGGAGAAACATGAATATCGATTTGAGGCAAAATGTAATGTACCTGAATGCATGATAGGGTGAACTGTACATCACTAGCAGAAATCTGGTGGTGAAGGACAATCCTAAGCCTGCATCATAGGATACTTACAAATTACAGAAAATATATCGATAACTCTAACCAACTGTACGGTTACATAGCATATTAAATATCAATCCGTAAAACAAGCATTATGATCTATTCCTATATGTTTGCAATGAACCTATTAAAACTTTTAATGACACCAACTGAAAAGGAAGTTGAACTTGTTTATTTGCAAATTCTCTAACAACCTACAACTGTGAAATGCATTTGAGAACACTTGTAGATTGTAGCTAATAGTGTTAAGATGTGTTTGCTTTTACAAAAAGTTTTCCCTTAAATTCTGATAGGTCATCAGGAATCTAATTTTGGAAAATTTACATGCCACTCTTGAATATATTCTTTTGAAAAAATTTGTGAAATTGTAAAATGTCATACTAGATCATTTCCAGTCTAACAAATAGTGCTTGTCACATCTTCATCATGCTGCAAAGATGGAGTTATACTGAATTTTATCATCTAGTGGCATCTGCAGTATAAAGATAACTACCTATATTAACACCAAAAAAACATCTTTTTGCATAAACTAGCGCCTGAGTTCATATGATTACTGAAACATGTGGTACACACCTTTTTGGCTTATCTTGCATCAGAAGTATGTCATGTTCTTCTAATATGTTGCATAATTTTTGTGCAGTGATATTTGCTTCCTCTAGTATATCAAAAAACACCTGCACAAAGAAGAATGTCATGGATAATATATTTCCATATTCAAGATGATGATCTCTCAGTTGTTGACATTTTACAGTCAATTTGAGGGAATTCCAAAGTCAATGCAGTTCACTATTATTTTAGAATTGCAAAGCTATTGGAAAATATTAGTAGTTTCTGCAAAGTCATATAATCATCACTATAGTAAGAGAAGAATACAAATCAATGTTCAGTAAGGAATACACTTCTAAAACAGAGGGACTAAGCAACAGCATAAAGAACCGATACGACAATAAAAAACACATCGTAATAAACATGTAGGAACTCAATGAAAAATAAAGTCTTCATATTTGGGGTAAAGTTTGTTCCACATTAAGTGACTTGTCTAAGTATGATTATATACAGACTTGAGTCTTGACATGCCCTTTAGATGATTAATTTTAAGCAATGGGAGACACAAATTCAATAACttgatatattttgttttaactTTTAAGGATATTATTAACAATGACAGATAAAGTTCTTTATAGAGCCCTCATATATCCTCTCAAAAAACATTTTCATGCACAAAGTTAAGTATGTGCTTTGTTACTCATAAATCTTATTTCACCTCGAGTACTGATCCACAATTGGCACTCTTAAATGCATATGGACACTTCGCACTTTATTTTGGGCCAAAACATTCATAAATTATTAAATTAGTGCAGAATCCGACTCTTGGATAGGTGTCCATGTTGGACAATTCCAAGTTCCGCCCGAGGCAAGGAAACTGAGTATGTGCATGATAAAAAATATGTGGAAGAAGTTACGTATTTAAGCCTTCTGTTACGATGATGCACACTGTATGACACAATAAACTGTTCACAAAGAAACTGgaataaaaaaaatcaaagtaAGGTTTCTAATCGTTACGTGGACGGGGTCCTGCAGGACATTATACTTGATGCTCCAGTGTGATATATGGATGAATGGTGAATTGGAATTGTTTGATATGAAAACGGATTTAGGACTACCAAGTCTCATTAATCATGATTACATTAATAACTTTCAGATAATGGCATTAATGAAAACACAACTATTTGATATTATTCAAAATCTGACTATTTGAGCAGGCTACTTACAATGTTGGTCTCCACAGCATCAAGATCCACCTTTAGTCCTTTGATATTATTGAGTCCCTcttcaaaaaaaatcaaaataagttacTAGATGTAGCTTACACTAAAGCTGAGGGGACATTTTCAAAGTGTGGTTTCAACTATACACGGGGAGAAGGGAGAGGGGGCTGCTTGTTTAGTAATCATACTATGCATTATAACTCCTTCCAGACAAAGAATTGCATTCAAAACAAGAGGAAACCTGCTAAAGTTCTTGCTTTCTTGTGATCACCCTCAATCTTCTGAACATTCTCTTGCAATGCTACGAGTGCGGCTGCACAGAGGACACCGCTCTGTCTCATTCCACCACCCAAAGTCTTCCTAAGAATCTTTGCCTACAAGAACATTAGAAATGAGCCACTTAATCAGCAGTAATTTAAACAATGTTTAACTCATCGTTGCTTTTACATCTGTTATACCTTGGCTATGAAGCTTTTTGAGCCTACAATTACTGATCCAATTGGAGCACCAAGACCTTTAGACAGACATACCTAGCCACATACGTCATTGAAAAAAAAGAAACATTTATTAAAAGATATATGGGATACTGGGGAAGGTATCAATTCATATATAATTCATGGATGTGATTTAAGATAGAATTAGTTTAAAATACTCTGAAggaataataaaaaatttcagaaaCAAGAAATTTACAACTAGAATGTGTTAATATTGCATAATTTTGGCTAATACATGACCTACCGAAACTGAGTCAGCAGCCTGCACAAGCCTATGAACTGGAACACCAAGTGCCTGGATGAATAAATTTAATTAGTTACATATCTTCTAGTTATTTTATCTTAATTTTAACACACACCACAGGCACACACAAATACACAATATTCCCCAAGATTCTACAAGTGTTTTATGTTTACTCTTAATTTCTTCACAATCTTAAAAGAAACAAGCCTAATACCACCACTGAAGATATAAAATTTCTAATATTCACATTCTCAGTATGACTGTATGTAAAAAGCTAGTTATTCTCTATCTGTCTCTCTCTAGTTACCACTCCTGATTAGAATTTATATCTCAACAGTACACTATCATTCCAATTAAAAACTAGTAGATTATTTTCTTGATACTAAGCTACTCACTGTTGATGCATTGAACAGACGGGCCCCATCAATGTGAAGCTTTAACCCATAATTCCTTGCTAAAACCCCAACCATGTCGGTATACTCCACAGAAAGGCACCGACCACCAGAACTGTGCACAGCGAAGCATTTCTGGTTAGATTACAACAATGCAAAGGTAGGCATAAAAACTAGAGTTTATAGTAATTAAAAACAACAAAATGTCACTTCAGCAGATGTTTTAGAAAATTAAGTTTGTTCGAGAATGAAATGATAATGCATCCCATGATTTCTTATTTACAAAACACCCATTTTTACGTGCTTAGCACCAGTACAGTACACTAAGTACAAACAACAAAGAGTACAAGTACCAGAAAATCCAATACTTGACTCTGGGATAAATTACAAATTACTCTAAAAGCTATATAATCAATGCTTTAATCTGTGTTCTGTGCACATGTATTGGCATTATTCGTTCTTTTTAATTTTTCTGTTTGCTAATAGCTTGACATTTTTAATTCCTTCCTAATGACATTGGGCTATTTACAAACTTAAGAATCTATTCAGTAAATAGCCTTCAAATTTTACACATAGTTCAACTATTTATATACTTTGCTTGCCAATGGAACCGCGGCCACCATACAGGTTTTTAATTTAGACTAATGAATGATGGTGGACTTTTTTCGAAATAAATGAAATATACACAGTGAACACAGATTTCTATATAATAGTGCTACAAGGAAATTGTGTGTAACTGTCCCTTCTTTAATTATAATGTGTGTGTGTGCGAGGTGTACAAGTTTATAAAAAATATTCCTACAGTCCACGCCCTAAAATATTTGCATTGACCAAAAATGATAAGGGGTGCAAAGGATCGACGTCAGGTACCATAATCATATATGTTCGAGGATAAATGTCAATAACAGCCATCTTATGTGAGAATTAGGAGTAACTGGTGGCAAAGGACCTCCTCGTGCCAGAAGGGGTTTAGAGTTCCATTATCACCTCTCCCTCCCCTTAAAACGTATTTCAAGTACCCAAGAAAATCATGTATGGACTATGGAGAGCTGTCCCTTAAAAttatatataggcaagagaatatTTTTCCCTAAGCTTTTGGAAAACTAAAAATATATGCAGAGGAACAACCTTTACTTTAATAAATATATGTACATGAGAGAGAAAAGACATGTTAATTTTTTGCGACAAACCAAAAAGCAAATTTAGACTGACCAGCTGTTGAGAACAGCATAAATATACTTCGAAGATGACATACTGAGCTTTGTCATTCTATGAAggatatatatatctatatatagaCGGCACTGCTTGCATATGACTTTATGCCAAAAGAGTTTCACATAAAATCGCTTAACAATAAACCACACTTACTTGGCATGTGAATTCTCCAAACAGATAAGTCTAGTAGTTGGGTAACATATTTCAAAGTTCTTGTTTCTAATGGCAGCTTCAATCGATTCAATATCCATAGTACCATCTTTATTATTCGTCACAGTCCTTGGGTGAACACCGCCAATTGTGGAGATGCCACCATTTTCGTAAACAGCGATATGAGAATCATGTCCAAGTATTACTTCACTCCCTCTTACATCACAGTGAACAAGCACACTGATGAGATTCCCCATAGTGCCTGACGGAACAAATAGTGCTGCCTCCTTCCCTGTGATCATTGCCATCTCAGTTTCAAGACGACGAGCAGTTGGGTCAAAATTCAATACATCATCATCAACTTCAGCTATTGCCATTGCAGCTCTCATTGCTTCTGTTGGTTTGGTTACTGTATCAGATCGAAGATCCACCTTTTTCGTCACCATCTTTCTGAACATATGGAAAGATGGACCAAAACAAAATATTAGTGGATAAATGAGCCAGAAAGAACATATAAAATTAACCCAATActtcattttctaaaatttaagTAAGACGTAACCAAACAAAAAGTACACCAGGGGCAATCAAATTAGTACAGGAGGAAAATTGACAAACTGGACTAATAGATCACAGTGTGCACCACAATTTCAACAGTTAACGAATTATCCCTGC
This sequence is a window from Apium graveolens cultivar Ventura chromosome 9, ASM990537v1, whole genome shotgun sequence. Protein-coding genes within it:
- the LOC141682928 gene encoding low-specificity L-threonine aldolase 1-like, yielding MVTKKVDLRSDTVTKPTEAMRAAMAIAEVDDDVLNFDPTARRLETEMAMITGKEAALFVPSGTMGNLISVLVHCDVRGSEVILGHDSHIAVYENGGISTIGGVHPRTVTNNKDGTMDIESIEAAIRNKNFEICYPTTRLICLENSHANSGGRCLSVEYTDMVGVLARNYGLKLHIDGARLFNASTALGVPVHRLVQAADSVSVCLSKGLGAPIGSVIVGSKSFIAKAKILRKTLGGGMRQSGVLCAAALVALQENVQKIEGDHKKARTLAEGLNNIKGLKVDLDAVETNIVFFDILEEANITAQKLCNILEEHDILLMQDKPKRLRIVLHHQISASDVQFTLSCIQKAVNGVSHGNGLA